A single Flavobacterium sp. 1 DNA region contains:
- a CDS encoding aminotransferase class V-fold PLP-dependent enzyme — MSTTKAPASLEQYFQQFRNNIIGIDQEFDSPYGQQKIIYTDWTASGRLYRPIEEKLMNDFGPFVANTHTETTVSGTAMTKSYHQARHIIKHHVNADSNDVLITDGTGMTGVVNKFQRILGLKVPENLTEYFNIPAEKKPIVFISHMEHHSNQTSWLETIADVEVIPSCDEGLFSLDNLVSLLEKYKDRAYKIASITSCSNVTGIKTPYHEAAKLMHEYNGVCFVDFACSGPYVKIDMHPEDSESYLDAIFFSPHKFLGGPGTSGVLVFNKKLYHNMIPDCPGGGTVSWTNPWGEHKYIDNIEDREDGGTPGFLQVIKTALAIQLKEQMGIDNILNREHEIVEYVFDALGSIPNIKILAGQHHNRLGVISFFIEDLHFNLGVKLLNDKFGIQTRGGCSCAGTYGHFLLHVDQEASNKLIDEISLGDLIRKPGWIRMSIHPTTTTAEIEYVCKSIKSLAENHKSWSLDYDYNKETNEFVHKDALALEDTLVQNWFSL, encoded by the coding sequence ATGTCCACAACAAAAGCCCCTGCATCATTAGAACAGTATTTTCAGCAATTTAGAAATAATATTATAGGAATTGATCAAGAGTTTGATTCCCCTTATGGTCAACAAAAAATTATCTATACAGATTGGACAGCAAGCGGCCGTTTGTATCGTCCCATCGAAGAAAAATTAATGAACGATTTTGGACCTTTTGTTGCTAATACACATACTGAAACAACAGTTTCTGGAACAGCAATGACTAAGTCTTATCATCAAGCGCGCCATATTATTAAGCACCATGTAAATGCAGATTCTAATGATGTTTTAATAACCGATGGAACTGGAATGACTGGCGTTGTAAATAAATTTCAGCGCATATTAGGATTAAAAGTTCCTGAAAATCTAACGGAATATTTCAATATTCCAGCCGAAAAAAAACCAATTGTATTTATTTCGCACATGGAGCATCATTCTAATCAAACTTCATGGTTGGAAACTATTGCCGATGTTGAAGTTATTCCATCATGTGACGAGGGACTTTTTAGTCTTGACAATCTTGTTTCTTTATTAGAAAAATATAAGGATAGAGCCTATAAAATTGCTTCGATAACTTCCTGTTCGAATGTGACAGGAATTAAAACGCCATACCATGAAGCAGCAAAGCTTATGCATGAATACAATGGTGTTTGTTTTGTGGATTTTGCCTGTTCAGGTCCTTACGTAAAAATCGATATGCATCCCGAAGATTCAGAATCGTATTTGGATGCCATTTTCTTTTCTCCGCATAAATTTTTGGGAGGCCCGGGTACTTCAGGAGTTTTGGTTTTTAATAAAAAATTATACCACAATATGATTCCGGATTGTCCAGGCGGAGGAACCGTTTCTTGGACAAATCCATGGGGTGAGCATAAATACATTGACAATATTGAAGATAGGGAAGACGGCGGTACTCCTGGCTTTCTGCAGGTTATTAAAACAGCTTTGGCAATTCAATTGAAGGAGCAAATGGGAATTGATAATATTCTTAATCGCGAACACGAAATTGTTGAATATGTATTTGATGCATTGGGAAGTATTCCAAATATAAAGATCCTTGCTGGACAGCATCACAATCGTTTGGGAGTAATTTCATTTTTTATCGAAGATTTACACTTTAATTTGGGTGTAAAATTATTGAATGATAAATTTGGTATTCAAACCCGTGGAGGATGCAGTTGTGCTGGAACTTACGGGCATTTTTTATTGCATGTGGATCAAGAAGCTTCAAATAAATTAATTGATGAAATTAGTTTGGGAGATTTAATCAGAAAGCCGGGCTGGATCAGAATGTCAATACATCCAACTACAACCACTGCCGAAATTGAATATGTGTGCAAGAGCATAAAATCCTTAGCAGAAAATCATAAAAGCTGGTCATTAGACTACGATTATAACAAAGAAACTAATGAGTTTGTTCATAAAGATGCACTGGCATTGGAAGATACATTAGTGCAGAATTGGTTTTCTTTATAA
- a CDS encoding beta-galactosidase has translation MKNKIYISLLFVLLTIVVKAQDSHRFFPKENLMSMGIYYYPEHWNKNDWERDISNISKIGFEFIHIAEFAWIDMEPQEGVYKFEWLDEVITLAAKYKLKVILGTPTAISPVWLGIKYPEIYAMGSDYQRAEHGTRAQQSLSNPVWRSFSKKIIAKLGERYGKNPNVIGWQLDNEPEAKEDYSPSSQEAFRKWLENKYKTISALNNAWGAQFWSQTYSDFSQIKIHNANHVGWWGTNPHALLDFKRYTADTQAEFLDYQANILRPLISKNQFITTNYTATTPFADPRRTKELDFDSFTSYLNKGNANIGDKGFRLGDPKELSFALSFFKPDTKISGIMELQPGFVNWGNVNPLLQPGAVRMWLFHCFAEDMSFACSYRYRQINYGAEQYHSGITKLDGVTLSQGGKDYKQTISEMKLLRDAYKPNAKVPKEIKARTTALLWNYDNLWSMGRQGQTSQWNTLQFFQKYLEIVKSFGAPVNIAYENDDLDQYAVVIAPAFELVDNKLITKWTNYVKKGGNLVLTVRTGVKDRNGHLFVGGWGQSIYPLIDASIDDFDHLLPYAKGTIKGFNKDYNWNNWADLITANKSENVLATYTNQFYAGKAAVVTNKIEKGTVTYIGVDTDDSQLEKDVLRKVYDQANITTENYPEGVYVKWHDGFWVAVNYSSDNYELKNISAKAKILIGTKTVQPGGVTVWQELD, from the coding sequence ATGAAAAATAAAATTTATATATCGCTTTTGTTTGTCTTATTAACTATAGTTGTTAAGGCTCAAGATTCTCATCGTTTCTTTCCGAAGGAAAATCTAATGTCCATGGGAATTTATTATTATCCAGAGCATTGGAATAAAAATGACTGGGAACGGGATATCAGTAATATTTCAAAGATTGGTTTTGAATTTATCCACATCGCTGAATTTGCATGGATAGATATGGAACCTCAAGAAGGCGTTTATAAATTCGAATGGCTGGATGAGGTTATTACCCTGGCAGCTAAATATAAATTGAAAGTTATTTTAGGTACACCCACGGCTATTTCGCCGGTTTGGTTGGGAATTAAATATCCGGAAATTTATGCAATGGGGTCTGATTATCAGCGTGCAGAACATGGAACCAGAGCACAACAATCATTAAGTAATCCGGTTTGGAGAAGTTTTTCTAAAAAAATAATTGCAAAATTAGGCGAGCGCTATGGTAAAAACCCTAACGTAATAGGCTGGCAATTAGACAATGAACCCGAAGCAAAGGAAGATTATAGCCCTTCTTCTCAAGAAGCCTTTAGAAAATGGTTAGAAAATAAATACAAAACCATAAGTGCACTTAATAATGCTTGGGGAGCCCAATTTTGGAGTCAAACTTATAGCGATTTCAGTCAAATTAAGATTCACAATGCAAATCATGTAGGATGGTGGGGAACTAATCCACACGCTTTATTGGATTTTAAACGGTATACTGCCGATACACAGGCAGAGTTTTTAGATTATCAGGCGAACATTCTTAGACCTTTAATTTCTAAAAATCAATTTATTACTACTAACTATACCGCCACAACGCCTTTTGCCGATCCCAGAAGAACGAAAGAATTAGATTTTGATTCTTTTACCAGTTATCTAAATAAAGGAAATGCAAATATAGGGGACAAAGGATTTCGACTGGGAGATCCTAAAGAACTTTCATTTGCTTTGAGCTTTTTCAAACCTGATACTAAAATTTCCGGAATTATGGAACTTCAGCCAGGATTTGTAAATTGGGGAAATGTAAATCCATTGTTGCAGCCCGGAGCAGTACGTATGTGGCTATTTCATTGTTTTGCAGAAGATATGTCATTTGCCTGCTCATATCGATACAGACAAATTAATTATGGTGCAGAACAATACCACAGCGGCATTACCAAATTAGATGGAGTTACCTTATCTCAAGGGGGAAAAGATTATAAACAAACTATTAGCGAAATGAAATTATTGCGTGATGCTTACAAACCTAATGCAAAAGTTCCAAAAGAAATCAAGGCGCGTACAACTGCTTTATTATGGAATTATGATAATTTATGGAGCATGGGGCGTCAGGGGCAAACAAGTCAGTGGAATACTTTGCAATTTTTTCAAAAATATTTAGAAATAGTAAAATCGTTTGGAGCCCCTGTAAATATAGCTTATGAGAATGATGACTTAGACCAGTATGCTGTTGTCATTGCCCCGGCTTTTGAATTGGTTGACAACAAACTTATTACGAAATGGACTAATTATGTAAAAAAAGGCGGAAATTTGGTATTAACTGTACGCACAGGGGTTAAAGATCGAAATGGCCATTTATTTGTTGGAGGCTGGGGACAATCTATTTATCCTTTAATTGATGCCAGTATTGATGACTTTGATCATTTATTGCCTTATGCTAAAGGAACTATAAAAGGTTTTAATAAAGATTATAATTGGAACAATTGGGCAGATTTGATTACTGCTAACAAGTCCGAAAATGTATTAGCAACCTATACCAATCAATTTTATGCAGGGAAAGCTGCAGTTGTTACTAATAAAATAGAAAAAGGAACCGTCACTTATATTGGTGTTGATACAGACGATTCCCAACTTGAGAAAGATGTCTTGAGAAAAGTATATGATCAGGCGAATATAACAACCGAAAATTATCCTGAAGGCGTGTATGTAAAATGGCATGATGGTTTTTGGGTAGCAGTAAACTATTCTTCTGATAATTACGAACTAAAAAACATATCTGCTAAAGCAAAGATATTAATAGGAACTAAAACAGTACAACCCGGAGGAGTAACAGTGTGGCAAGAATTGGATTAG
- a CDS encoding TIM-barrel domain-containing protein, with protein sequence MKGNKICLSLITGLVLASCATKHYKKTDDGIIVNIIHAKEYQLSKLRLQVLGNDLIHVSATPENEFPKDSSLIIVPHIDNVSFKVSNEKDSIKLATETLNVMISPKDGGVKFKDKNGKLILSERAGGGKTFSPVEVEGTKGYTVRQIFESPKDEAFYGLGQHQSDDFNYKDKSEELFQYNTKVSVPFIISNKNYGLLWDSYSLSRFGDSRPYEQLNTVFKLYDKNGEANSLTGTYNTPDNGKINLIRKEGSIFFEDVKSFKNLPENFPLKNANVTYEGDIEAPQNGEYKFTLYYSGYVKVYLNNQLVVPERWRTAWNPNSYKFSMNLEAGKRVSLRIEWKPNGGTSYCGLRVRTPQLTEEKSNQVWWSEMNKKIDYYFVHGNSMDQIVKGYRTLTGKAQIMPKWAMGYWQSRERYKTQDEILSNLKEFRERKIPIDNIVLDWNYWEEDSWGSHKFDPKRFPDPKGMVDSIHAMNGKMMISVWPKFYKTTEHFKEFDQKGWMYQQAIKDNVRDWVGPGYVGSFYDAYSGGARKLFWKQIYENLYPTGVDAWWMDASEPNVLDCTDMDYRKSLQGPTALGSATEYFNTYALMNAEAIYDGQRSVEPNKRVFLLTRSGFAGLQRYSTATWSGDIATRWEDLKAQISAGLNFAISGIPYWTMDIGGFCVEDRYVAAQNEYDKNGIENSDNKEWRELNTRWHQFGVFAPLYRSHGQFPYREPWNIAPKGHPAYESILFYDNLRYRLMPYIYTMAGMTHFDDYTIMRPLIMDFSNDKKVVNSNDQFMFGPNFMVCPVYNYGIRKRDVYFPAGTNWYDFNTGDYIKGGQTLSVDAPYGRIPLFIPEGAIIPVGPEIQYTDEKPADTILLYVYKGKNGSFNLYEDEGVNYNYEKGFHSSIPISYNETNSVLTIGERKGEFKGMLKNRKFVIIAISKENRKAFVYDAQGQVVNYDGHQQTVTLK encoded by the coding sequence ATGAAAGGAAATAAAATATGTTTAAGCTTAATCACTGGATTGGTATTAGCATCTTGTGCTACTAAACATTACAAGAAGACGGATGATGGCATTATTGTAAACATAATACATGCTAAAGAGTACCAATTGAGCAAATTACGTTTACAGGTTTTAGGAAATGATTTGATTCATGTGTCTGCAACACCAGAAAATGAATTTCCAAAAGATTCCAGTTTAATTATTGTTCCTCATATTGACAATGTTTCTTTTAAAGTTTCTAATGAAAAAGATTCTATTAAATTAGCTACCGAAACTTTAAATGTAATGATTTCCCCAAAAGATGGTGGTGTTAAGTTTAAAGATAAAAACGGAAAACTTATTTTGTCAGAAAGAGCCGGTGGTGGTAAAACATTCAGTCCGGTGGAAGTTGAAGGGACTAAAGGATATACAGTTCGCCAAATTTTTGAATCACCAAAAGATGAAGCTTTTTATGGCTTAGGGCAACATCAATCAGACGACTTTAATTACAAAGATAAAAGCGAGGAATTATTTCAATACAATACTAAAGTTTCTGTACCATTTATTATTTCCAATAAAAACTATGGTCTTTTATGGGATAGTTATTCATTAAGCCGTTTTGGGGACAGCCGTCCCTATGAACAATTAAATACCGTTTTTAAATTATATGATAAAAACGGTGAAGCTAATAGTTTAACAGGGACTTATAACACGCCAGATAATGGTAAAATAAATCTGATTCGAAAAGAAGGATCTATTTTCTTTGAAGATGTCAAAAGTTTTAAAAACTTACCGGAAAATTTTCCTTTAAAAAATGCTAACGTTACTTATGAAGGTGATATTGAAGCACCACAAAATGGAGAATACAAATTTACTTTGTATTATTCAGGTTATGTTAAAGTGTATTTGAATAATCAATTAGTAGTTCCTGAACGCTGGAGAACAGCCTGGAATCCTAATAGCTACAAGTTTTCAATGAATTTAGAAGCCGGAAAACGAGTTTCTTTACGAATAGAATGGAAACCAAATGGAGGTACATCTTACTGCGGATTAAGAGTAAGAACCCCTCAACTAACTGAAGAAAAAAGTAATCAGGTTTGGTGGAGCGAAATGAATAAAAAAATAGATTATTATTTTGTTCATGGCAATTCTATGGATCAAATAGTTAAAGGATACCGTACTTTGACCGGAAAAGCTCAAATCATGCCAAAATGGGCAATGGGTTATTGGCAAAGTCGTGAACGATATAAAACTCAAGACGAAATTCTAAGCAATTTAAAAGAATTTAGAGAGCGTAAAATTCCTATTGATAATATTGTATTGGATTGGAATTACTGGGAAGAAGATTCTTGGGGAAGCCATAAATTTGATCCAAAACGTTTTCCTGATCCAAAAGGGATGGTAGATTCTATCCACGCGATGAATGGTAAAATGATGATTTCGGTATGGCCTAAATTTTATAAAACTACCGAACATTTCAAAGAATTTGACCAAAAAGGATGGATGTACCAACAAGCCATAAAAGATAATGTTCGTGACTGGGTTGGCCCTGGCTATGTAGGTTCTTTTTATGACGCTTATTCAGGTGGTGCAAGAAAACTATTTTGGAAACAAATTTATGAAAATTTATACCCGACGGGAGTTGATGCATGGTGGATGGATGCCAGTGAGCCAAATGTACTGGATTGTACAGATATGGATTACCGTAAGTCATTGCAAGGACCAACCGCTTTAGGCTCGGCGACAGAATATTTCAATACCTATGCTTTAATGAATGCTGAAGCCATTTATGATGGACAACGCAGTGTAGAACCAAATAAGCGGGTATTTTTATTAACCAGATCAGGTTTTGCAGGATTACAACGTTATTCAACAGCAACATGGAGTGGTGATATTGCAACACGCTGGGAAGATTTGAAAGCACAAATTTCGGCAGGTTTAAACTTTGCAATTAGTGGTATTCCATATTGGACTATGGATATTGGCGGATTCTGTGTCGAAGATCGTTATGTAGCTGCTCAAAATGAATATGATAAAAACGGAATAGAAAATTCAGACAACAAAGAATGGAGAGAATTGAATACACGTTGGCATCAATTTGGTGTATTTGCACCATTATACAGATCGCACGGACAATTTCCTTATCGTGAACCCTGGAATATAGCCCCGAAAGGGCATCCGGCTTATGAGTCTATTTTGTTTTATGACAATTTACGTTATAGATTAATGCCATATATCTATACCATGGCAGGGATGACTCATTTTGACGATTATACGATTATGCGTCCTTTAATTATGGATTTTTCTAATGATAAAAAAGTGGTCAATAGTAATGATCAATTTATGTTTGGTCCTAATTTTATGGTCTGCCCCGTATATAATTATGGCATCCGTAAAAGAGATGTATATTTTCCTGCCGGAACTAATTGGTATGATTTTAATACAGGGGATTATATTAAGGGAGGTCAAACTTTATCCGTAGACGCACCATACGGCCGCATTCCACTATTTATTCCTGAAGGAGCCATTATCCCTGTTGGACCTGAAATACAATATACCGATGAAAAACCAGCAGATACTATTCTTCTGTATGTATATAAAGGCAAGAACGGAAGTTTTAATTTATATGAGGACGAAGGTGTGAATTATAATTATGAAAAAGGATTCCATTCCAGCATTCCAATCAGTTATAATGAAACAAATAGTGTCTTGACTATTGGCGAGCGTAAAGGAGAATTTAAAGGAATGTTAAAAAACCGAAAATTTGTTATTATAGCTATAAGTAAAGAAAACCGTAAAGCTTTTGTATATGATGCTCAGGGGCAAGTTGTCAATTATGATGGCCACCAACAAACCGTTACATTAAAATAG
- a CDS encoding rhomboid family intramembrane serine protease, which yields MNSILIAIIVANVLISYKGFNDFSFFRKYEFHVGSIRAGEQIRMVSSGFLHADMGHLLFNMLTLYFFAPVVFSFLGTFSFLMVYFGSLIFGSLLTMAFHKDDYGYRAVGASGAVTGILYSAILLQPDMMLGLYFIIPIPAYLFGILYLLYSIYGMRAKNDNIGHTAHFGGAIGGYLITLLRNPELIQEHTLMTVLLAIPIVILFGMAKMGKL from the coding sequence ATGAATAGCATTTTGATTGCAATTATTGTTGCTAATGTATTAATCAGTTATAAAGGATTTAATGATTTTTCTTTTTTTAGAAAATATGAATTCCATGTAGGAAGTATACGCGCAGGAGAACAAATCAGAATGGTTTCATCTGGATTTCTGCATGCTGATATGGGGCATTTATTATTTAATATGCTGACGCTTTATTTTTTCGCGCCAGTGGTTTTTAGTTTCTTAGGAACATTTTCATTTCTTATGGTTTATTTTGGAAGCTTAATCTTTGGGAGTTTACTGACTATGGCATTCCATAAAGATGATTATGGCTATAGAGCGGTTGGCGCTTCGGGTGCAGTAACAGGTATACTGTACTCAGCTATTTTACTGCAGCCGGATATGATGTTGGGGCTTTATTTTATTATTCCTATTCCAGCCTATTTATTCGGAATTTTATATTTATTGTATTCAATCTATGGGATGAGAGCCAAAAATGATAACATAGGTCATACAGCTCATTTTGGAGGGGCAATAGGAGGGTATCTGATTACACTTTTAAGAAATCCTGAATTAATACAAGAACATACCTTAATGACCGTTCTATTAGCAATTCCTATTGTTATTTTATTTGGAATGGCAAAAATGGGTAAACTATAA
- a CDS encoding lysophospholipid acyltransferase family protein: MKYLVYLIVYPFLWCISMLPFPLLYLFSDFVYIVLYQIIGYRKKTVRENLSLALPHLSNKERLIIEKKFYHHLCDMFLEMIKTMNISKEEICKRYVFKNFEVYADLEKKQKSIAIMCAHYASYEWVMSMNYFTTFKSFGIYKQIKNPYFDKLIHTIRSRFNAHLITTKETIPIISNNCRNKTLSVYGFASDQSPKENCAYHWAKFMGIEVPVHTGAEMLSKKYDMNIIFLRTKKVKRGYYEATMEVLSENAKKVPNYEITDQFLKLVEQQIYETPEYYLWTHKRWKHKR; encoded by the coding sequence ATGAAATACCTTGTTTATCTAATTGTTTACCCTTTTTTATGGTGTATTTCAATGCTCCCCTTTCCGTTATTGTATCTTTTTTCAGATTTTGTTTATATAGTTTTATACCAAATTATTGGTTACAGAAAAAAAACAGTTCGTGAAAATCTCTCTTTGGCTTTGCCACATTTATCAAATAAAGAACGATTGATTATTGAAAAGAAATTTTACCATCATTTGTGTGATATGTTTCTGGAAATGATAAAAACAATGAATATTTCCAAAGAAGAAATCTGCAAAAGATATGTTTTCAAAAATTTTGAAGTCTATGCAGATTTAGAAAAGAAACAAAAAAGCATTGCTATCATGTGCGCTCATTATGCCAGTTATGAATGGGTTATGTCGATGAATTATTTTACAACATTTAAAAGCTTTGGAATTTATAAGCAAATAAAAAATCCTTACTTTGATAAATTAATACATACTATTCGTTCAAGGTTTAATGCACACTTAATAACTACGAAAGAAACAATTCCTATCATCTCAAATAATTGCAGAAACAAAACATTATCAGTTTATGGATTTGCCAGTGATCAATCTCCAAAAGAAAACTGCGCCTACCATTGGGCGAAATTCATGGGAATTGAGGTTCCTGTTCATACCGGAGCCGAAATGCTTTCGAAAAAATATGACATGAATATTATTTTTCTTAGAACAAAAAAAGTAAAACGCGGTTATTATGAGGCTACTATGGAAGTTCTTTCTGAAAATGCAAAAAAAGTCCCAAACTACGAAATTACAGACCAGTTCTTAAAACTTGTAGAACAGCAAATTTATGAAACTCCAGAATACTATTTATGGACTCATAAAAGATGGAAACACAAAAGATAA
- a CDS encoding lysophospholipid acyltransferase family protein, which yields MQYFIYLLAYPLIWSISMLPFPLLYLFSDIVYFFVYRIIGYRKKTVRENLALALPKLSDNERLVIEKKFYHHMCDMFLEMIKTMNISEEEICKRFVFKNIDMYKEIEKQGKSVAIICSHYASYEWIISMNYYSDFTAYGIYKQLKNPYFDKLVHKIRSRFNAKLITTKQTVPTIINNNKNNVLSLYGFASDQSPKAKAAVHWSKFMGIEVPVHVGAEMLSKRYNMNLIYLNTKKISRGHYEATLELLSDNPKEVPNFELTDQYLKLLEKQIYEAPEYYLWTHKRWKYKRESV from the coding sequence ATGCAATACTTCATATATTTATTAGCCTATCCTCTAATTTGGAGCATATCGATGCTTCCTTTTCCATTACTATATTTATTTTCTGATATTGTTTATTTCTTTGTTTACAGAATTATTGGATATCGTAAAAAAACAGTTCGTGAAAATCTAGCTTTGGCACTTCCAAAATTATCCGACAATGAGCGCTTAGTCATTGAAAAAAAATTCTATCACCATATGTGTGATATGTTTCTGGAAATGATAAAAACAATGAATATTTCTGAAGAGGAAATATGCAAGAGATTTGTTTTTAAAAACATTGACATGTATAAAGAGATAGAAAAACAAGGAAAAAGCGTTGCTATTATATGTTCTCATTATGCTAGTTATGAATGGATTATATCCATGAACTATTATTCTGACTTTACAGCCTATGGAATTTATAAACAATTAAAAAATCCATATTTTGACAAATTAGTGCATAAAATCCGTTCTAGGTTCAATGCCAAATTAATTACTACAAAACAAACCGTACCGACAATAATTAATAATAATAAGAATAATGTTTTGTCTTTGTATGGTTTTGCCAGTGACCAATCCCCTAAAGCCAAAGCAGCAGTGCATTGGTCAAAGTTTATGGGAATTGAAGTACCTGTTCATGTTGGTGCAGAAATGCTATCGAAAAGATACAATATGAATTTAATTTATCTGAATACTAAAAAAATATCGCGAGGTCATTATGAAGCAACTCTTGAACTCCTCTCGGACAATCCAAAGGAAGTTCCAAACTTTGAACTCACTGATCAATATTTAAAACTTTTAGAAAAACAAATCTATGAAGCTCCTGAATATTATTTGTGGACACACAAAAGATGGAAATACAAGAGAGAAAGTGTCTAA
- a CDS encoding Arm DNA-binding domain-containing protein: MLESSFGLDFFLKSPHKGSKIRSVYLRITVDGIPKETSTKRKWDSTRWDQKTERAICTKEDARSLNFFLDSLILKVNEYKTEIMYSGKLVTSEKIINYVLGKIIPRVKLFF; this comes from the coding sequence ATGTTAGAAAGCAGCTTTGGGTTGGATTTTTTTCTAAAAAGCCCCCACAAAGGAAGTAAAATTAGATCGGTTTATCTTAGGATAACAGTAGACGGAATTCCAAAGGAAACATCCACCAAACGGAAATGGGACAGCACCCGCTGGGATCAGAAAACCGAAAGAGCAATCTGTACAAAAGAAGATGCCAGATCCCTAAACTTTTTTCTTGATTCACTGATTTTAAAAGTCAATGAATACAAAACAGAGATTATGTACAGCGGAAAACTGGTAACCTCTGAAAAGATCATTAACTATGTACTGGGAAAAATTATTCCGAGAGTAAAATTATTTTTCTAA